DNA sequence from the Daphnia carinata strain CSIRO-1 chromosome 8, CSIRO_AGI_Dcar_HiC_V3, whole genome shotgun sequence genome:
AATTGGCGGTTGAAAGATTAAAGGGCAAAATTGGCCAGAGCTTCTTAAAACAAGTGGATATTCCATATGTTGTACAGAGTGCCAAGTTAGCAGTTGCTAGCATTCAACAAGACCAGTAAGATTGCAATCTGATTTCAAGATTATACCTATTTAGTATTTGTGTTATTAactgaattttcttcttgtagGGTTGTGTTCAGGGATGTTCCAAAAAATGTGACCATCAAAGATATTGCAGATCAATTCCCCGACGCAGTCTCTTTTATGCTGTACAACAAGACCTTCCCAGCTTCCAATTACTGGTGAGTTACTTTATTCATTACTTATTCTCAAATTTTAACATGCAGTTTTTACTAGCCATGCTGCGCTCCGCTTCAAGAATCCTGAGCGAGTTGCCGAAATCTTGAAGtcaaaaaatctgaaaattgCAGGAAAGAAAATCTACGTCTTCCCCGCCTGCATGGAATTCTTACATGAATATCCGAAGTTGGGTGAACCAGAGCCAGTTGTTGAACAGTCAGGAAATGGCACTGAAGTCAAAGATGTAAAATACCTTTGTTTTATAGTTTTCTTTGCAGCTGCTGATTCTTTTAATTGTAGGAACCCccaagcaaaaaaaggaaagtaggacaagaagaagaatccaTGGAACAGGATGAAGAGGAAAGTgacgaagaggaagacgaggaagacgaagaagaggaagaagaagacgaagacgaaaATGACGAAggtatttttgaatttcatagTTCGTTGTATaaataataaagcaaaatttcGTTTTAGCTGCCGATGAAGATGATTCTGACGAAAGCGACTAGACTTGACAAATCGGACACATTGCTGGAGTTTTTAAATCTTTAGTAACAAAGCGTTTagccgtctttttttttttcgattgacaatgtttgttgttatctacGTTTTGCCTGATTTGGAGATATACCGCACCCATACATCGGATAAAGTGATGTATGCGATGATCGAAGCTGTTTGTACTGGTGATTAATTAGCCCAGCACTGTTGTTGTGAAAAGGAAATTGCTGGATGAAGCTAATCGTCGGAGGAGTGAGAATTTATCTCCTGTTTGTCATCAACTGTTATTCTCACGTGAAATGGAGGGTACTAATGCTAGCATTTAACTTACGTAGAAAGCTTCTGTTCGGTTTCGAAGAAAAATctaaggaaaatttttggttGCTACGGATACCTACCGAAGGGAAAGCAGGAAGTCTGCAAGTCAAGAGCTTTAATGGAAATAATTTAATTGTATCTAaccttttctgttttgtttacaGTGTAGATGGAGATGATAGACGTTTCAAAGGTTATTCAACCTAACTTGTCTCAACAAACTTTGGGtattgctttttttaaattctttgtTGCAAAAAGATGCTCAGTATTTTGATTATCCTCATCTAATCGACTTTGACAGATAAACTAGACTACCGGAGTTTCTTGGAGAACTGCGAGAAAAGAACGGAATAAAAAGTTGGAAACTTTTTTGCTTCGTCTACTACCTGACTTTTATAAACATTTTCGTAAGTGATTATTTATCATAAATGGAAAATACTCATTAAAGTATGTTTTGAAGAACGTCCATCGCCTTTTGTACTAGTAgcataaaatgtaaaaatttttgtctaTCGCTGGCTAAATTCATTCGGAAAATAAGatcagaaaataatttttcaatATCGTGTTAGCAATTAaacaaatgtatttttaatttccagGTGAAACATACAAGTAGACAAAAGAAATATGGTGGTGGAGTCGCACTAAAATAATACTTTCAAGGTGAGAAGAACAGTAACTGTGCACTTCTGCAGTGCGACAAGTAACCAGTTTCTGAAAAGATTTAGGTAACCAAAATGCATCACTGAATTCTTTCATTCGCTAAATCGTCTTCTTTCACATTCTtctttaaatggaaatccacaaaattgacaaattgcACGCTTTGCAATTCTTTTCAGCATTGCATCGTCCACGTGCACTTCAGCAGTACGACGGATAACCAGTTTCTGAAAAGATTTAGGTAACCAAAATGCATTACTGCAATTCTTTGATTCACTAATTGTCTTTATTTCATATTCTCCTTTGAATCAAATTACGCGCTATGCAATTCTTTTCGCAATTCAATTAGACCACTTTTATGCATTCACAtggaaatcaagaaaaaatttgttttgctaATCTTCCATCTTAATAATAGCATCATTCTGGTGGCTTATTTCATCAGCTCTCTTAGTTTCGTTTATGTTTCTGTTTAGTTTTGCCTTTATTGgtcttctttttgaatttataATTCCACAAAAAGTTGAGTTTAGCGACAAGTCCAAAGTTTTCCTTCGGCGAAGTTAACTTGGCTTTGGGAGTGTAATGTTCCTTTTTAGAGAACCCTTCAGGCTCCTCAATCCGAAAGGCGTTGACACCTGCCAAGTCTAGAGTTTGAAACCATGATTTACCGATAAAATTTGGAATTCCAGGTTTATCAAAAACTAGTAGCGGACAACTATGGTCTTTTTTGCCAACTTTTGCTCTGGCGATGAAGTAGCCCATCACATCCATAAAATCCAACTTGTACTTGATTTTCTTCCCGCGTAGAACATCGGTTAAACCGCGCCGTGACACTTGATTACCAAACCATTCATCGAAACGGATGGGAAGTAATTCAGGTTCGCCCATCTTTTGCCATAGAGACTTGTTAATGCACGAAAATCTACAACGGGTATCAATAGCCATGTCTACTGGAACTGTGTTGATTAGAATGCGAATTTGCTTTGAAACTGGCAGGGGAATCGCTTTCTCCAATTCCGTTGTTGAAGGGCCGACAACTGCTTCTgaatttttaactattttagGTAATTCAGGGTTATTTGATTGGGGGGTTTTCGCAGTTCCAAACCTTGCCATCTTTTTGTTCCTTAGCTCTTTTTCGGCCCATCTCTTAGCAAAAGCTGCATCTGCtgcaaatttgtttttggccTGGGTTGTAATTAGCAAGGCAGTCTCGCATAGTTCATCGATTTTCCGTAGTTTTGTTTTAGCATCATCACACTCTTGTTTCAATCGTTCAATCTTGGCCGTATAGTCGGCTCTTTCTTGTTCGTATAATTCAGTTCTAACGACTTGACCATTTAGGACTTCAGCATTTGATGCTTCTGCCAGTTGATTTTCCGTATTTGACGGTGTCGTATCTGCAGATAATATTGATGCAATCGGAATTTTGTCTGGTTCAATCAATACTTGATCGTTCTCAACAAAAACATCAGGGTCTTCGTTgatttttaaatcgttttcaACTTTTTCTGCGATACATTTCGGCGAGGTTTGGCGCTTTGGTTCTATCCACATATCTTTGTATGCGCTTAGTTCTTCTTTCGCTTTGGTTAAAGCTCTATTTGTCCTAGCCAAATCCATCTTGtaattctttaatttttctttggcaaATTCGTAATCGCGTAGAGAAATGTCAGATTTTAATTCGGGCCCACGGCTTTTCTTAGTAACGTTGATCACTTCTGATTTACACTTATCCGAcggttcttttttctttgaaacagaTGGTTCATCAGCCTGTAGGTCCGGTCCGGTATGCACTTCGTTGACACTATTCTTTTTTGGTACAAGGAAAATTGTATCCAGCACATCGCGGATGAATTTGCCCCAAAATATGCAGTAGATAAGAACAAAGACTCTAGCCATGAATTCTGGTTGTAGTAAGTGGCGAATAACATATTCGAAAAACGTAAGATCCATTTTGGTTTAATTGATGCTATTAAAATTGGCAACTCGTGGCTATCATTTGGTTGCGATTTGACTTTATAGCAACGTCTTCCTAATCAATTCAGTATAACATGAAAAAGTTGCGTTTTCTACTGATTTTTATATTTGGTAGATTCATCTTAACTCCTTAATTTAATATTgcattgaaaaatatttttcccatatatttcaaaaggtattctcattttatttttggttttaacatttctttttcatcaaaCTTAACTGATGCTGCTTGTGGTTCGGTGTAGGTATCCATTTGTGATGTAACGAAATCTCACAATACCCATCGACGGTAGCCTAAAATTCTAttatgatttttcattttgagaGACAAGAATAAAATGAATATGAATAAAGCAACAACTCAACTGTTTGATAAAACTAATGTTATCTTTCTTAAGTATTAAgtttaaagttttttaatcTTACATGCGTAACCATTACTAGTTATTTCATCACTAATATCTATTAAACCAATTAAActgtaatttttcaaaatggcggTTTTTTTAATTACGCAACTCAGCTTCAGGTTCAAGTATACAGCGAATTCGCAATGTCGCCTCAGTTGCGTATTGGTGTCGTCTGCTgttatttcgtttgtttttctttcttaactcCTGCTGTCAATTCTGTTGCGCAACGTAAAAACTACAATATATTACAAACGTATTTGGATCTGCCCTGACCTTTAGCATACTGTCAATAATGGGGAAAACCTCTAAGGATAAACGAGATGTGTATTACAGGTTGGCTAAGGAAGAAGGTTGGAGAGCCCGTTCCGCTTTTAAATTGCTGCAAATCGACGAAGAATTTCATATATTTGAAGGTATACCGCCGTTGAAAACTTTGTATGTAATTGTAATGTTTCACTTCTGCTATTATTTCTAAGGTGTTAAAAATGCTGTTGACCTGTGTGCGGCTCCAGGCAGTTGGAGTCAAGTCCTAACTAGAAAGTTGCATAATAAAGAGGAGGATAGTCCTAGTGCAAAAATTGTGGCTGTGGATTTGCAAGCTATGGCACCTTTACCAGGTGTAATCCAGATTCAAGGTGACATCACTCAGCTATCAACAGCAGAAAAGATTATCCAACATTTCGAGGGTGAAAAAGCAGATTTAGTTGTCTGTGATGGTGCACCAGATGGTATGGTATCATCTTTAAATTCTTTCCTcaatttttttcctgaaagttattttcattttcttagtTACTGGACTGCATGACATAGATGAATATGTCCAAGCCCAACTACTTCTTGCAGCCTTAAACATTACCACCCATGTTCTTAAAGATGGTGGAGTTTTTGTTGCAAAAATCTTCAGGGGAAGGGATGTAACACTGCTCTATTCACAACTGAGGATATTTTTCCCAAAAGTGACTGTGGCCAAACCAACAAGTTCCAGAAATTCCAGTATAGGTGTGTTGGTGATCTGAAAAACTAATTACCTTTCAACAGCAGTATTTAACTTAGTTCTCCTGTTTGCAGAAGCCTTTGTTGTTTGCCAAAATTATTCTCCGCCAAGTGGCTATATCCCAAACATGTCGAATCCACTTTTGGATCATCAGTATTGTGACTGGAATGAATGGGAAGGGCCGAACAGAGTGATTGTGCCTTTTTTGGCATGTGGTGATCTTAGTGCATATGACTCTGATATGAGCTATCCTTTGGATGCAGAATATAAATTCAGGTAATAAAGACAGCAGTCACTGCTGTAGGATGCTAACTCTTTCTTACCTTTCAAACTTCTGTTGCTACCTTTTAGGCCACCAACGCAGATGCCCATCAATCCCCCATATCATGAAGCGGTTTGTATAAAAAAACAGGACCAATTGGCAAAACCTGCAATGGATCAGCTAACTAAATTTGAATCTCTTGAACTGAAGGAATAGTAGTCCATCTACTATAAGTAtgttaaactttaaaaagtTCAGCTTCCCATGCTGCCGAGTTCAACTTGCTGTTCGGTGTTATCTTTATTATAACTAAATCAGTGAAATAAAAACCATCTAAAGCAAACACAACTCGATGAAGACTGAAAGCTCCGTAAGAATAACatgaaatagatttttctCGTGCATTTCCTTTGAGAACGTATAAGGAATCATGTCTTCACACAGGGATTACTGCCTAAATATTGTGAAAActcaaaaattcaaatatactgtttgtttacaaaaaaaaacaaataggaaaaaatgaaaaaaagcgagtaaaaagaaaagaaaaccgatAAATAACGATAACTACAAAAATAACCACATTCCAGGCAGCGCATTTGTATACCTGGCAATGCTGCATTCCAAACCGTTGGACTATTTGCAGGATTGGAGcctaaaaaatttgaatgttgCTTCCGTCAACTGTTAAAAGCCTTCCTCGAACGAGCATAGTCGGTCATGCTGACCGTTGCTCCCGAAAATTTTTAACCGCCAATTCCTCTTAGCAATTTTACAAGCATTGTGTCTTTGATAGAAACAAGACAgcaatttttatatttctcttAATCTTATTGTAGTTTAAACTGCCACTTTTAATCACGAGATTTCGAAAATGAGTTCCAAGCCAGGGGAACCAGAAATCATCCCAGATATTCTTCTGGACCCCACCACAAAAAAACGTTACGTGAGAGGAAAATTTCTTGGAAAGGTAAAGAGAACGATTTTAGTATAATGTTTTTAGTACTTATGGCTGATTGGATTCAATTTGTGTCATTTACTAGGGTGGTTTTGCTAAATGCTATGAGCTTACAGACAGTGCTACCAACATGGTCTATGCTGGCAAAATAGTTTCCAAGCAGCTCTTGCAAAAGCCTCATCAGAAGGATAAGATGGCCCAAGAGATTTCAATTCACCGTGCGCTGCAACACAAGCATGTTGTCGGTTTTCACAGTTTTTTTGAAGACACcaactttgttttcattgttttggAATTATGCAAACGGAGGGTAAATGGATATTGCCTCATATTTATTAAATGCCTATCATTACAGAGGAGATGTTGTTGTAGAGTCTCATGGAGTTGCACAAAAGGAGAAAGGCAATCACGGAACCTGAAGCTCGCTGTTTCATGCACCAGTTGTTGCTAGGTGTAAAGCATCTTCATGAAAACAAGATCATCCACAGGGACTTGAAATTGGGAAATCTTTTCCTCAATGAGAACATGGAATTGAAAATAGGAGATTTTGGCCTTGCAACTAAGTTAGATTATGATGGTGAAAGGAAGAAGTATGTTCAATTATTGTTTGTGTTTAAGGTGTATTATCCAACTAAGTACAACAttattacctttttgttgttggcagGACTTTGTGTGGAACACCAAACTATATTGCACCTGAAGTGTTGTGCAAGAAAGGCCATAGTTTTGAAGTAGACATCTGGTCTATGGGATGTATTTTGTAAGTAATTGGTTTTGCTATTCAATGTTCCAGTGTATTCACCTTTACCGTTGCAGGTATACTTTGTTGGTTGGACATCCGCCGTTTGAAACCCAGACACTAAAAGACACGTACTctaaaatcaagaaaaacgaGTACCATGTCCCATCTCGCATCGGGCCACTGGCTCGTAATCTTATCACGAGCATGCTTCGAGCAGACCCTAGCAGCCGGTTAGTCTTTCAGGTTTTCCCTCACAAAATTAATGAAGTACTAAACTgagcttttttctttacagtCCGAACGTAGATCAAGTTTTGAACGACGACTTTATGACCCAGGGTTACATGCCTTCGCGCCTGCCTTTGTCTTGTCTAACTATGCCACCTCGATTTGATCCTCGTCTCAGTACCAGTATAATTGCCGTCCGTCGTCCACTTGGTGAAATAAATCGAGAGTCTCCACTTATATCCAATGAAGTCCAAGGTACTTTGACTTGTAATTCAAATTATTccacacatttaaaaaactcGATTATTCACTATAGGCGTTAAAGGCGAACCCGTTACTTCCCCAGCCACTGCTGATACTCCGTTTCCAGCAGTCCCATCCGGACCATCACCACAGCAACTCTTGCGTGACTTGCAACAACAGCTTCAAAAGTTATTCGTTGCGAAACCGTCTGAAAAGGTTCCAATCCTTATGGGTACAGTTTTTGTGATTGTTTGCTactaaaaaaaggacaaatttCATAATCAATTCTTAATCTTCCTTCAGACGAAGCCGAAGACCCAGCTGCCATCCCAATGGTATGGGTTTCTAAATGGGTTGACTACTCGGACAAGTATGGTTTCGGATATCAATTGAGTGACGATACAATTGGTGTTATTTTTAACGATCTCACCAAATTATTACTGCACGTCGATGGAAAGTAAGTCTTGCTTCATTTTTGCaattgaaatgaaagattAAAACTGATTGGTGGATTTTTTCAGAGCTATTCAGTACGTTGAACGCGATGGTGTTGAAAAGTACCACACTCTGGATTGTTATCCTCCTCCGTtggagaaaaagatgaaattgTTGGCATATTTCCGATCCTACATGCAAGAAAACTTGATCAAGGCTGGTGGTTCAGTCCCGCCGAGAGAAGGTGATGAActcattcgcttacctttccTGCGGCAATGGTTCCGCACGTCACGGGCGGTTGTTATGCACCTCACCAACGGCACTCTACaggtaagaagaaaaacgcaaATAATTTTGTGGTTAAAACCTATTAATTTGTGTTATTATTCGGATAGGTCAATTACTTCCGAGATCACGTTAAAATCATCCTGTGTCCGTTGATGGGAGCCGTTTCAGTAATCgatgaagagaaaaatttcCGAACATTCCGTCTCACATCTCTTGCCCAGTATGGATGCTCGAACGATTTGCTTCAACGACTCGAATACGTCCGCgagaaaatttcatttcttttagctCCTAAATCACAGAATGGTATCCGTGCCAAGTGATTTTGATTGTAAATACTTTTTTTAATGTGTAAATGCGCTAAAATATCcctcccaattttttttaaacatacaaattttcatattcgttttttaaaagatgaaaCTGCCTTCAGATGTTCTTAAAAGGTGAAATTGAATCATTAGTTGTCCCAATTCTTCCTTCATATTCTCTTTCCCATTTTACGGTTTTCGTGTTAGAAATGGTAGGTAAACTAAACCCCCGAAATGCTTTTACTCGAGATAATACATGTAGTTTCTTTTAACGATATttctgcctctttttttttacttccgtCTGAGAGCTGTATCGCTTTCAAAATAATGGATTTGAATAGCTCTTTGTTTGAAGTAGCTAATCGTTTAAAATAGCGTTCGAGCATTCGTTTtcgaaaaatataaatagtGGTGATATTGTGGTTGACCATTGTCGTGGttgatttcaaaaacaaaatagtttgATGGTTATGGTCGTTTCTGATTTTTCACATGGCTTCATCCATTGTCACATATGCCGCGTTATTATGAGGCGGCCATGTATTCAGTGGACCACACAAGACCAATATTGGAAACGGtgtattaaaacaaaaagcctTGGCA
Encoded proteins:
- the LOC130700372 gene encoding putative tRNA (cytidine(32)/guanosine(34)-2'-O)-methyltransferase, whose protein sequence is MGKTSKDKRDVYYRLAKEEGWRARSAFKLLQIDEEFHIFEGVKNAVDLCAAPGSWSQVLTRKLHNKEEDSPSAKIVAVDLQAMAPLPGVIQIQGDITQLSTAEKIIQHFEGEKADLVVCDGAPDVTGLHDIDEYVQAQLLLAALNITTHVLKDGGVFVAKIFRGRDVTLLYSQLRIFFPKVTVAKPTSSRNSSIEAFVVCQNYSPPSGYIPNMSNPLLDHQYCDWNEWEGPNRVIVPFLACGDLSAYDSDMSYPLDAEYKFRPPTQMPINPPYHEAVCIKKQDQLAKPAMDQLTKFESLELKE
- the LOC130700365 gene encoding serine/threonine-protein kinase PLK1-like, yielding MSSKPGEPEIIPDILLDPTTKKRYVRGKFLGKGGFAKCYELTDSATNMVYAGKIVSKQLLQKPHQKDKMAQEISIHRALQHKHVVGFHSFFEDTNFVFIVLELCKRRSLMELHKRRKAITEPEARCFMHQLLLGVKHLHENKIIHRDLKLGNLFLNENMELKIGDFGLATKLDYDGERKKTLCGTPNYIAPEVLCKKGHSFEVDIWSMGCILYTLLVGHPPFETQTLKDTYSKIKKNEYHVPSRIGPLARNLITSMLRADPSSRPNVDQVLNDDFMTQGYMPSRLPLSCLTMPPRFDPRLSTSIIAVRRPLGEINRESPLISNEVQGVKGEPVTSPATADTPFPAVPSGPSPQQLLRDLQQQLQKLFVAKPSEKVPILMDEAEDPAAIPMVWVSKWVDYSDKYGFGYQLSDDTIGVIFNDLTKLLLHVDGKAIQYVERDGVEKYHTLDCYPPPLEKKMKLLAYFRSYMQENLIKAGGSVPPREGDELIRLPFLRQWFRTSRAVVMHLTNGTLQVNYFRDHVKIILCPLMGAVSVIDEEKNFRTFRLTSLAQYGCSNDLLQRLEYVREKISFLLAPKSQNGIRAK